In Heyndrickxia vini, the sequence AATTCAGGAAAAGTAGGAGGGATATTGTATGAGGAAAGGAATTATTCGCCCATTGGTGATCTGCATTTTTCATAATAAGGGCTCTATCCTTGTTGCCAAAGGAATGGATCCTAAGTCTGGGGGAATTTATTATCGTCCAATTGGAGGGGGAATTGAATACGGGGAAAGAAGTGTGGATGCGTTAGTAAGGGAAGTAAAAGAAGAAATTAGTGCGGAAATTAATCGAATTCGCTACTTAGGAACGGTAGAAAACATTTTTACATTTAATGGTGAACTCGGACATGAAATTGTTCAAGTTTATGATGTGGCATTCGTTGATCAATCATTCTATAGTATATCGAAGTTTACCGGGATCGAGGATAACGGGGTGGAGTTTGAAATAATGTGGAAGTCGATTGAGGATTTTCAGAGAGGGAAATTCAGACTAGTTCCGGAAGAACTTCTAGATCTTATCGAAAAAATATAAGATTATTCATTCAACTATTTACGAACAAACATTCGCTGTGGTAAAATGTTTTTATAAATAATACGGAGGATTTTTATATGAAAACAGGCTATGAAGTAGAATTGCAATTTTATAAGTCGGAATATTTTGATTTGATGAAAGACTATCATTTGCCGGAGGACCAAGCCCGTTTTACAGCATTACCAGCAGACGCATTGGAAGTTACACATGAAAAACAACCAGTAGTGATAATTAGTAATGGTATAGTAGTTGGATTTTTTGTGCTACATACTAGCTCTCGAGTGAAAGAATATACCGATAATCCACATGCTGTGCTGTTAACTGCATTTTCGGTCAATCATTCCCATCAAGGCAAAGGCTATGCAGGGAGGGGATTAGAGCAGTTAACTGCATTTGCGCGAAAAGAATTCCCCGAATGCAATGAGATTGTTCTATCTGTCAACAAACTAAATATTCCAGCACAAAAGGTGTATGAAAAAGTTGGTTATCGGGATACAGGACGAAGAAGGTCTGGAACAATGGGAGAGCAGTTTATTTATAGTTTCCTATTAGAATAATAAAGGGATGATTCATGTTGTTTTATGAAATGACGGTTCAAATTCGTGTACCTGATATGAAGGAAGGACAAAAATGGTATGAAACCCTTTTGAATAGAAAGCCGGATTTCATTCCTCATGAAGGTTTTGCGGAATGGGAACTGATCCCTGGGTGCTGGCTGCAAGTGGCTGAAGGTACACCTTCAAATGGAAGCGGTCCAATCCGGTTAGGGGTTGTGGATATAGAAGAAACGCGGGAAAGAGTTGTAAGGGAGTTAAAGGTTGAGCAATTTGAGCTTTGTTCAAGAGAAGACGTCCCTGTTAGATGGGGAACCTTTTCCGATCCCTGGGGAAATCGATTAGGTTTATTTGAGTATGTTAGCGAAGATGATAAAAATGAGCGGACCGAGTCGGTTCTTAAGAAATAAAGTAGAGTGAATAACCAAAAGAGGGTGCAAGTTCCTCTCTATGTTATTAGAAGTAGTCCCTGATGATTAAATCGGAGTTAACAGGTTTCAATCCTAGTTCTCTCGACCAAATTGATAATTGTCCAATATGGTGAATCTCATGTGAGATTAAATGCCTAATGATTTTTCCGTATGCAAAAGTAAGAACCACACCATCTTTTCTAGTAATCTCAAGAATCCTTTCGTCCTGTTCTTTTGACCATGAATGAATAAACTTTTGAGTAATTGGCCTAGTAAACTGAGAAAATTCTTTTACTGAATCCAGATTTGCCATGTTTGCAAAATCGTAATGAACAACTTGTCTGCCCTTCATTTGGTTAACCCATAATTGTTCGCAATCAATGACATGGAATAATGTTTTCAAAATACTGCCCATACCACCAACGCGATTTTTAATAAGATCATCTATAGATAGCTCTTCACACCACGTAAACCACTCATCTCGAACCTGCCAATTATAATAGAACATATCAATCATATTTTTCACACCTATCAAATAGAGTTTTTGTTTGTTTTATATTTAAAATTTTACCATAATTAAGAAACCATTTTTTTTATAGAAAGGAAACAAAAGATGAAAAACATTCTATTCCTTGCCTATCCGCAGTACGCTGATTTTGAAATTGCCCACACGCTTTTTTTCTTAAAAAAAGTGGGAAAGGCAAACGTAACAACGGTAACGATTGATGGGAAACCTGTTGAAAGTATAGCTGGGCTACTCACAATGCCTCAGCGAGGATTATCCGAAGTTAATGTTGGTGAGTACGATCTAGTTCTAATTTCCGGTGGGGATGGGGTCCACACAATTATTAATGAATCCGTTCTCCACACATTTTTGCAAAGTGCTTATTCGAAGGAAATTCCTATTGCGGCTATCTGCGCCTCCGCTACATTACTTGGAAAGTCAGGTTTACTTAAAGGAAAAAGGTTTACATGCAACCCAAATACATATGAAGTATTTAAGGATGTGTTCCAAGGTGCTAATTATACAGGTGAAAACATTGAGGTTGAAACCAATCTTATAACTGCGAAAGGAACTGCTTTTCCTGAATTCAATGTTGCAGTGGGGGACCTATTAAATATATGGAAAGATAGTACACAAGAAAATTGGGCGCTGCAGTTTTGTAGAGGCAATATTTGACTCTTTGGACAGACGCATTGCAAAAATGATTTTATTGATACGATCATGATTGGATTCGCTGCAATAGACCGCAGTCCAACTTCATGGAGTGACCGTGATTCTTCAGGAATTAAAATTATTATGGTATGTATTAGTCAGATAGAAAGCCATTCCGAGACTTTATCTCGAACAACTAAAAAAAATCGATGTTCTAAACTTGAAAAAATTTTTTTCATTTGCTTTCTTTTTATTTCAAACTAATTACGCTATTCTTATTAAGCACTACAATCTGAAGGAGGAATGGCAAAGTGAAAATTTCTAAACATGTTGAAATGGTGGAACTAGATATCGAAGGCTTTTTGCTAAATCCAACCCTACTATGGGATGATGAAAAAGCGATATTGGTGGATACAGGAATGCCTGGTCAACTTGAAGCAATCAAATCAGCAATGAATAAAATTGGCGTTCCTTTTGAGAATTTACAGGCAGTTATTTTAACACATCAGGATATCGATCATATTGGCAGCCTTCCAGAAATTCTTCAGGCACAAGACGAAAGAATTGAAGTATATGCACATGAACTAGATAAACCTTATATTGAAGGCACGAAACACATGATGAAAGCAGATCCGAATAAAATTAGTAAAGAAGTTTGGGATACACTACCTCAACCGATGCAAGCATTATACATGAATCCGCCAAAAGCAAAAGTGGATCATACACTTGAAGACGGTCAGGTACTCCCTTACTTCGGTGGCATCGAAGTGATTTTTACACCGGGCCATACACCAGGACATATTAGCTTGTATGTAAAAGAAAGCAAAACCCTTATTGTTGGTGACGCGATGGTAATAAGTAATGGTGCATTGCATGGACCCGTTCCTCGGAACACACCGGATATGGAAACCGCATTACAATCACTAGAAAAGTTTCTTCCATTCGATATTGAAAACGTGATTTGCTATCATGGTGGTTTTTTAAGTGGAAATATACATGAACAAATAAAACAACTTGTTCGGAATAACTAAAAATGTAAGTGGTGGCTTTACGGTCATCACTTTTTTTATAAAATAGAGAAGGATGGACACCAACTTTATAGAAATTTCTTAATGTAGTCATATTTAGAAGGGGGAATGTAACAGTGACAAATCAAACTTGGCAAAATAAGACGGTTAAAATCCTTGACGAGCTTTTGTTAGTAGGATTTCGAGTTTTATGTTCTGGGGATCAGTACACAAATGAAATCTCAAAAACCTCATTGCGATTAAATACACGGATGAGTGAAATTAAACATGTGATCAATCCATCGCAACAAGTAGGCGCATTTGTTGTTGAAAACAGTTCTGATGATGAAGATGGCTATTGGATATGTTTTGAAGTATCTAAGTACGAAGATATACCTAACGATATGGTCACATTAACGATTCCATCTCAAAAATATGCTGTTTTAAGACATAGAGGCTCAAATGTTGAGATTATGAATGCCTACCAGGATCTACATTTGTGGATGAAAGAAAACAACTACAGAAGACAAAAAGAAAAATGGCATATAGAAAGATTCTATAATTGGATTGATCCGAAAAATGTGGATGTAGAGTTATTTGATACGATTCATTAAAAATAACTCTGATCGACTAAGGGAGAAGGAGCAGAAAATGTCAGTCGAAAAGTTTCTGGAAAAGGTTTGTTCATTATTTAATCATCAATTAAGTCCAAATTTAGTCGGAGTTTACCTGCACGGTTCTTTAGCAATGGGCTGCTTTCAACCGGAGAAAAGCGATGTGGATGTATTGGTTATCGTGAAAGAGAAATTAAGAACATATCAAAAGATTAATCTTATTCAAGATATTTTAGCATTGGAAACATATAAACTAGAAATGAGTATTTTATTGGAAAGAGACCTAGCAGATTTTCAATTCCCCACCCCATTTGAACTGCATTATTCACAGATGCATCGAAAAAGATATTTGCAGGAAAAGGATTATCTATGTGCTAATGGGGTTGATTCAGACTTAGCAGCACATTTGGTTATAACCTATGAACGAGGAATATGTCTGTATGGAAAACCGGTTCGCGAAGTATTTCATCCGATTAACCGAAAACATTATATTCAATCGATTTTTAATGATGTGGAGGATGCAGTATCTGAAATTGTTCATCAACCAGATTACCTTACCCTCAATCTGTGCAGAGTTCTTTATTTTCTATCGGAAGGGATTGTTTCTTCTAAAAAGGAAGGCGGGGAATGGGGAAAGAAAAAGGTGCAAGATCAGTACAAACCTCTCGTATCACATGCCTTAACTAATTATTTGGGAGAAGGCTCCAAACAAGAGTGGGATCCAATCTTCCTTCAGCAATTTGCTGCGTATATGCTGAAGGAAATAAGCGGATACAAAGGTTAACATTGGATCATCTTGTTTTTATATGTGTTAAATAATATGGCAATAAGCTTCACCTAGACATCGGATAAAGAATTTGAAAATTTCCTTTGAATGGCTTTTAAAAATATATCGGCTGCAGCCGAAAAAACTTGATGCTTTTTCCATACAATATTTAAGCCTGATTCAAGCCTAGGCTCTAGCGGTCTGAAACAAAGGTTACTATCACTGGATGTATTCACTATTTTATCGATGGTTACAGCATAACCGATGCCTTCTTCTACCATAATAGCGGCATTATATGCAAGATTGTATGTAGTCACGACGTTTAGTTTATCAAAATCCTCCCCAAACCAATCCGCAAATTCATTTTTAGAAAATGTCTGCTTCATTGCCTGTCGTGAACAGATTAGTGGAACATTTAATAAATCTTTTGCTTGAATGGTGTCTTTGGAAGAAAGAGGACTGTCTTTCCTCATAACAACGCCCCAAACGTCCGTTGCCGGGATATTGATATAGTTGTATTTTGATAAATCAGCTGGTTGAATTAAAATACCAAAGTCAAGCAATCCCTTGTCTAACCGTTCGGTCACATCGTCTTCGTTCCCGCTGTATAGGTGATATCGTATATTTGGATAACGTAACTGTAAATCCTTTCCCACACGTGCAATCTGTTTCATGGCGTCTGTTTCCCCACCACCTATGTAAACATCCCCACTTATTGTTTCTTCCATGGAACTGAATTCCGCTTCTAATTTATCGACCAAATCAATGATTTCTTCTGCTCTTCTTCGCAGGAGCATTCCTTCATCTGTAAGAATGATACTGTGACTGCTGCGAATAAACAGCTTTTTTCCTAACTCTTGTTCAAGATCTTTTAATTGTCTTGACAACGTTGGGTGTGTGACATTCAAAAAATGAGCAGCACCTGTAATGCTTCCTTCTCTTGCAACAGTAAGAAAATACCGCAAAACTCTAAATTCCATGTAACACTCCTCCTTTATAATGCATTAGTATAAATATTTTAGAAATACCTATCAAGTATATCTTGTTAGGAGATATAAGTTCTTCTCGCATACAAAAGACAGAGTAAGAATAATTTTGAAAATGTAGATTGAAAATCGTGAAACTTGATTAAAATAAAAATCATTATGTTGAGTACTTTTTATAAAAATTAATGCGTATCCCTTATATAAAAACATTGGAGGGAAGGAATATGGAAACAAAAAATATGAGGGTCGTACGAGTATTTATTGCAAGCCCCTTTTTTAATGAGGAACAAATTGACAGGGTAAAAAGATTAGAAAATGCGTTAAGTAATAATCCGTATGTTATGGATATTTTTTCAGCTAGATTTCACCAATATAAAAATTTGCCATTTGGATCTGATCAATGGAGAAAGGTTGTTTTTCATAATGATTTAAAGCATCTTAGAAGATCAGACGTAGTAGTAGCAATTCATGATTACGAAGGATCATGTGTGGATAGTGGAACTGCTTTTGAAATTGGGTATGCCTATGCAATGCAAAAGCCGATTATTTTAATTAAAGAGAAGGAATCAATACCAAATCTAATGTTAGTTGAAAGTATACGTGCGTATTTCCCAAGAGTTGAGGATGTTGCAACATATGATTTTATTAATATGCCACGTATTCCATATAAGGGCCCATTGTTTTAGTTTTTTATTTTATGAAAATGAACATCTTCACTTAACGCGTAAAATAAAAAGAGCCCATTAGTTAAATTAATGGTATAGTTAGAAAGAAAATTTTAAAAGTGAGTAGGCGAACAACATGATTGAGATAAAAACATCTCCACTAAGTAATGGAGAATTTAATAGAGGAGTATTTGCTACACGTGATATCAAAAAAGGAGTACTTTTACATGAAGCTCCTGTTATTTCTTATCCCAATGATCAGCATCAATATATAGAGCAAACATTACTTGCAGATTATGCTTTTGAATATGGAATAAATCATTCTGCAATCCTTCTTGGCTATGGAATGCTGTTTAACCATTCTTATGAACCTAATGCCATTTATGAAATTAATTTTGACAACCATACATTTGATTTCTATGCTTTCACAGATATAAAAGCAGGGGATGAGATACTAATCAATTATAATGGTGATGTCGATGACAAAGAACGATTGTGGTTTCTTGAGGACTAAGGGAGATGGAGAAGTTTTCAAAACGGCATATTGGTTAAGGGTGTAGTTATACCTTCCTTCGGGAACATCCCGTAAAAACAAAACAAGTAATACACGCCACCGATGTAACGATGATAGCGAATAGTAATCCAATCGCTTCCATAAACGTATCTTCTCCCGGATAAGAAGGTTTTAATGTGATAAACCAGATAAGAAACACAAAGGTTAAAAGAAGATAAAAGCTGCTTCCGATTGCGCCCATCTTCAGTTGATTTCTTTTCGTCCCTTGCCATGCTTTATTTATTATAATCCATAAAAGGATACTACCGAATACAGCAAAGAACATCACAAGTATATGTACAATTGGGATGAATAAATATAGTAACGCGAAAAGTATAGCAATGGTTGCAAAAAATAGAACAGCATTCACTAAAAATAAAAATAGTCCAGATAACCAATGATTTTGATACCAATATGCCGCTTGTAACTTATGGACTATTTTATTATTTTCTCCGATCATATTAATGATTGGATTTTTGAAGAATAGAACAAGCAGTACGCCCAAAAGTCCGATGAATAAAATCAATGACACTAACGTATCCCCCTTAAAATTTTATTTATTAACCCTCAAACCGTCAAATCATTCTCCTCTTTAATGTCAAGTGCGTTCCTTAAGAGTTCTTGAAGAACTGCAGCAAAGAATGAAATTACAAGGGTCGCAAAGATGATGACTGCACCAGAAAGGGCTATTCCAGGATGTAAGGCATTTTGCGATACAAGTACAATGATTCCAATTACATACAAGATAAAGATGGTTATTGCACAAATTTTTATATGTCCTAAAGATGTTACAGCAATATCTGAAAAGGCATTTTTCTTTTCAATAAAATGTAAAAGCTTTAGTCCTTGATACAGCGCAAGATAAAATGGGATTGCTGTCAGATATAAACCGACAAGGATTGGAAATCTCAAAAAAGCATATTCTGGATTTTTCTTTGCTGCCACGTTTGCAAGTTCCGGTAACAGGAAAACACATAGGGAGAGTATAATAATCCCTAATATGAAAATTGCGAGTTTTAAAAAAATCGTTGTTCCTTGCCTCATAAAAGCACCTCACTTTTTGATCATACCCATATCATAATCATTTATTTATCGTATTTCAATAAAATTTTGTTAAATATCAATATTATTTAGTGAAAAATAACTTTCAGTTTTTGGTATAATTGGTATAAAAGCTTTTCAGAGCAGCAAAGTGGGGGAAAATGAAATGTTGCAATCAATTATTTTTGATATGGATGGGACTCTATTTCAAACAGATAAAATTTTAGAAGTATCACTTGATGATACGTTTAACCATTTGCGGTCACTAAACTTATGGGATACAAACACACCTATTGATAAATACCGTGAAATAATGGGCGTGCCATTACCTAAAGTGTGGGAAGCTCTATTACCTTACCACTCTATTGAAGTAAGAAAACAAACTGATGCGTTTTTTCTAAAAAGATTAATTGAAAATATAAGAAGTGGAAAAGGTGATTTATATCCAAATGTAAAGGAGACCTTCACTTTCTTAAAAGAAAATAATTATTCAATTTACATAGCAAGCAATGGACTGGTGGAATATTTACAAGCTATTGTGAGTTATTATCATTTAGATAATTGGGTAACTGAAACGTTTAGCATTCAACAAATCCAAACGCTTAATAAAAGTGATTTGGTGAAAAAAATTATAAAAAAATACAGTATTACAAATGCAGCAGTGGTCGGCGACCGGCTTTCTGATATAAAAGCAGCTAAAGAAAATGAATTGCTTGCGATTGGATGTAATTTTGATTTTGCACAAGAAAACGAGCTTGAACAGGCCGATTTTGTAATAGATGACTTAATTGAACTAAAAACAATATTACCAAGAGCAGGAAAGTGCACATCTTATTGATGTAATTTAGCGAATGGGTGAGGGGGGAATTTGCTGAATGAGTATAGTTTGGTTTCTTAATGTAATTGGTTTGGTCTTTTCTATGATTGGAGTAACGCATATTAAAAATAATGATTATCTCGTATTTTTATATATTGGATTAGTTATCCAGACTATTGCTGCAGTGATTTACTACGTAGTTAAATATAATAATAGAAAAGCTATAAAGTAAATTAATGTGTTCTGTGGTTTTAGAAATGAATTATATTATACTCGTTTAAAATAGTATGTATTAAAAAGGATTGGGTTTATATGACAAAATAAAAAAGGGGTTAAATCATGAAAGCATTGACCGGGACGATTGCATTATCCGTTTCTTTTGTGTTATTCATTTATTTATACGGCTTAAAAGAAGAATTTTCGGTGAAATATAATCCGGGTTTATATATATTTCCATCCATATTGCTACTTATTGCAATCATATGCTTTGGGATGTTAGTTATACAATATGAAAGTGAAAGTGAAAGGTCTAAAAAGAAGTGAGTGTTAGAATGGCAATGAAGGTGATTTGGTGATATTTGGGTAATCGTGAAATTATTTACTCGAAAGTAATGGATTCGAGCAGATAAGAAGAGGAACCGTGTTCTCATCTACCCGAATGAAGCAGATGCGAGCAGATAAGAGGAGGAACCGTGCTTTCATCTACCCGAAAGAGACGGATGCGAGCAGATAAGAGGAGGAATCGTGCCCTTATCTACCCGAATGAAGCAGATGCGAGCAGATAAGAGGAGGAACCGTGCTTTCATCTACCCGAAAGAAGCGGATTCGAGCAGATAAGAGAAGGAACCGCACCCTTATCTACCTGAAAGAAACAGATTCGATCAGATAAAAAGAAGAACCGCGCCCTCATCTTCTCGAATGGAGCTGTCCGAGAAGGAAAAGAGAGGGATCGCGGTTCCTGGATGTTCTTTTGCAAGTAACTAACTGAGTGTCATCCCAGCCGATAACTTCCACCTTCGTTAATGTAATGTTTTCCTATACCATCTTCGTATATAAATGCTTCAAATACCGCCAACGTGCAATGAAAAAGTATACGACTTGAGCTGCCCCAAAGACTACAAAAATGATAATAGATGACTTTAACACTGAAAAGTCAACAAGACGCTGCAGAGCGAAAAAGGCAACGGACCCGTGAATGATCGCCATGACAATCGGCAAGAAGAATAGGAGTACAAGTTGTCTGGTTACGATTTGGTTAAGTTCCTTTTTACTTAGGCCGATTTTGGAAATCATTCGGTACTGCTGTTCATCTCGATCTAAATCTGCATAGAGGCGGAAATAAATGAAGCTTGCGGCAAAGGTAAAGAATACGATTCCGACTAGTCCACTTAGAATGAGCAAAAGACCATTCTCTTGTTTAGACGTTAACCAATTTAACACGAGTGAATTAAAGTTATAGTTGTCTGGATTTAATTTCTTGGTAATGTTTTGAGCCACTTCTTTTGTTTCCTGCCAGTTTTTTACGACGAAGCGATAATCTCTAAAATTGGATTCGTCCCCTTCCAAAAATTTTTCGTACATTTTATCTGAAACGATAATAGTGGTACTACCTATTTCCGGAAAAACGATGTATGACAAGGATTTTTTTATTGTAACGTCAGCTTTTACTTTTTCTTGAACAATCTCTAAATGCTTCGTGTTTTGTCCTTCAATTCGCCAATCATTTTTTTGTTTAACGGTTGTTGGCGTGAGAATGGCTTGACTCGTTGAAACAGTTTCTGTTGGATAACCAAGTGCTTTAGCCATTGCATTATAGTCACTAAGTTTAATCATGGTCGTATTATTTGTCGTATATATGGGCTTATATGATCCCATCCTAAATGGAATCTTCGCTTTTGTGAGCTCTTGTTGAATGGTTTGGATAGCTTCTTTATCTGCTTTTTCACCAAACGATGAGTAACTAAATGCATATGGATTAATCATTTCAGATAATCCCGAGTTACCTAATGCTAAGCATGTTCCAATTCCAGTGAATGCCGAGGCTGAAATGACAGATACAAGGAAGAACATAACTGCATTGTCCTTCATTCGGTACATAAATTCCGAAATCGTCACCATATTCGTTTTCTTAAAAAAGAAACGGCTATTCTTCTTTAAACTTCGTATCGAATACACACTAAACTGCGTAAATAAAAAGTATGTCCCCAAAATCGTTAAGCCGACTCCAGATAACAGCAAGCCAAGTGAAATAATTTGAAGAATCGCAAAGCAAAGCACCATACCGTAACCGGCAGCAAGTAAAACAATCGCTAACAAAGATAACCATGGTGAAGCTTTTGGCTCGGGCTTTGGTTTTTCCTCCGCCTTCACAAGCTCAAGGACAGTCCCTGTTCTTACTAATCTAGAAGTAAATAAAGAAATCAAAAGGAAGAGCAGAAGAAATGCACCCGCAGTAAGTAATGCGGCCTTGATTGGAAAATAAAATGATAACCCTTTATCAATTCCTAAAATGTTTGCACTTATAATTAATAGAAACTTCGAAAGGAAAGTTCCTACAACAACGCCGCCTATAATCGCAGCACATCCAATGATCATATTTTCAACAAAAAGAAGTCGATAAAATTGCTTTCTGGACATTCCAAGAATCATAAGAATACCGAATTCCTTTTTTCTTAGTTTTAGAAAGGCGCTAACTGAATACAGCAAAAAGAAAAATGAAAAAATGAATATAATGATTTGAGCTACCTTCATTCCCATCGTTCCCAATGCACTAATCATGTCGCTAGTCGACTTAAGCTCCCCTTGTAATTCGGGATGAAATAATAGCAGCGCATAGATGAAAAAGATCATAACTGAAAAGGCACTGCTCAAAAAATGGGCTAAATACGTCCGTTTATTTCGAAGAACGTTATTAATCGCGAATTGGCGAAGGTTCATTTGCAGTCCCTCCAATTCGTGAAAGATTCTCGATGATCTTTTGATAAAAGTCGGATCGATTCGTTCCCATTCGAATTTCATTCACTAATTGACCATCTTTAATAAAAACAACACGCTGACAGTAACTAGCTGCAACTGCGTCATGGGTCACGAGCATCATCGTTGCTTGTTCTCCCTTATTTAGTTTTTCTAGCATTTCCATTACGTCTTGTGCTGCCTTTGAATCTAAATTTCCGGTAGGTTCATCGGCGAGAACAAGTTTTGGCCGATTAATAAGGGCACGGGCAACTGCTGTACGCTGGGCCTGTCCACCGGAGATTTCATAGGTCCGTTTATCTAAAATAGAAGTGATACCTAATTTTTCAGCAAAAAGGTTTACTCTTTTGTTCATCTCCTCAATGCTCACACCATCTAATGTTAATGGAAGAACAATATTTTCCTTCACCGTTAAGGTTGGAAGCAGGTTAAAAGATTGAAAGACAAATCCTAATTCGCGTCTGCGAAAAATCGCCAATTTCTGATGGGACAAGCGATAGGGATTCTCACCGCCGATACGAATCTCCCCGGAAGTTGGGCGGTCAATCGTCGAAATCATATTTAATAAAGTCGTTTTCCCGCTTCCTGATGGTCCCATAATCCCTACAAACTCGCCTTGATTGATCGTTAAATCGATATTTCGAAGGGCTTCATAATTCACATTCCCTTTATACACTTTCCCTAAATCCCGAACAGTTAATATTTCCATAAAAGGTTCCTCCTCATGTTCGTGTGTATGTATTAATTAGTTCATACACCTTGTATGTGTATTATATGGTTAATACATTTATAAAGTCAACTGCCATTTTTTATAAAAGGAAGGAAAAATGGAGGGGTTCGAGAATACTAATCTATATATAGATTGGACATTGTATACTGAAAAAGATCCGCGAAAATGAAGGAGTTTTAATTTTGAAAGCAAATCGAGTGATGTTTCATGAATTTGGAAAACCGGAAGATGTGTTAATCGTTATGAATCAGCGGATAAATCCGCTCGCTGATGGGGAAGTTCTTGTTCGCATGAAAATGTGCCCAATTAATCCGTCTGATCTGATTCCGATTAGAGGGTCTTATTCTCACCGCATTTCACTGCCTGCCATTCCAGGATATGAAGGGGTAGGAATTGTAGAGGAGGTTGGTCCTTCTGTTTCGCATGACCTAATTGGTAAACGTGTCCTTCCGTTAAGAGGGGAAGGGACATGGCAAGAAGTTGTTAGGGCGCCAGCTAAGTGGTTAATTCCTATTCCCGATGAAATGGATGATACAATCGCTGCCCAGCTCTATATTAATCCGGTTACAGCTTTTGTTATTTGCACTGAAATATTGTATTTAGGACCAGGTGATTATTTATTAATGAATGCAGCGGGATCGGCAATTGGCCGGTTGTTTGCCCAGCTTGCTAGAATCATAGGGTTTCAATTTATCGCAGTGACAAGAAATCCTGTTTATACTGAAGAGCTGCTCAAACTAGGGGCTTCCCATGTTATAGACACTTCAGTTAGGCCCTTACAAGAATCGGTGATGGAAATAACAAATGGAAAAGGTGTAAATGCAGCGATTGATTCAATTGGTGGTTTAGATGGGACACAGCTTGCATATTGTGTCCGTCCGGAAGGCAACTTTCTAACAATTGGCTTACTGTCTGGCACGCAAATTCAATGGAAGGAAGTTTCGATGCGGACGAAAGTAAATGTTAAACTATTTCACCTT encodes:
- a CDS encoding NUDIX hydrolase, whose product is MRKGIIRPLVICIFHNKGSILVAKGMDPKSGGIYYRPIGGGIEYGERSVDALVREVKEEISAEINRIRYLGTVENIFTFNGELGHEIVQVYDVAFVDQSFYSISKFTGIEDNGVEFEIMWKSIEDFQRGKFRLVPEELLDLIEKI
- a CDS encoding GNAT family N-acetyltransferase, which produces MKTGYEVELQFYKSEYFDLMKDYHLPEDQARFTALPADALEVTHEKQPVVIISNGIVVGFFVLHTSSRVKEYTDNPHAVLLTAFSVNHSHQGKGYAGRGLEQLTAFARKEFPECNEIVLSVNKLNIPAQKVYEKVGYRDTGRRRSGTMGEQFIYSFLLE
- a CDS encoding VOC family protein — translated: MFYEMTVQIRVPDMKEGQKWYETLLNRKPDFIPHEGFAEWELIPGCWLQVAEGTPSNGSGPIRLGVVDIEETRERVVRELKVEQFELCSREDVPVRWGTFSDPWGNRLGLFEYVSEDDKNERTESVLKK
- a CDS encoding DinB family protein codes for the protein MIDMFYYNWQVRDEWFTWCEELSIDDLIKNRVGGMGSILKTLFHVIDCEQLWVNQMKGRQVVHYDFANMANLDSVKEFSQFTRPITQKFIHSWSKEQDERILEITRKDGVVLTFAYGKIIRHLISHEIHHIGQLSIWSRELGLKPVNSDLIIRDYF
- a CDS encoding DJ-1/PfpI family protein, which produces MKNILFLAYPQYADFEIAHTLFFLKKVGKANVTTVTIDGKPVESIAGLLTMPQRGLSEVNVGEYDLVLISGGDGVHTIINESVLHTFLQSAYSKEIPIAAICASATLLGKSGLLKGKRFTCNPNTYEVFKDVFQGANYTGENIEVETNLITAKGTAFPEFNVAVGDLLNIWKDSTQENWALQFCRGNI
- a CDS encoding MBL fold metallo-hydrolase yields the protein MKISKHVEMVELDIEGFLLNPTLLWDDEKAILVDTGMPGQLEAIKSAMNKIGVPFENLQAVILTHQDIDHIGSLPEILQAQDERIEVYAHELDKPYIEGTKHMMKADPNKISKEVWDTLPQPMQALYMNPPKAKVDHTLEDGQVLPYFGGIEVIFTPGHTPGHISLYVKESKTLIVGDAMVISNGALHGPVPRNTPDMETALQSLEKFLPFDIENVICYHGGFLSGNIHEQIKQLVRNN
- a CDS encoding GyrI-like domain-containing protein: MTNQTWQNKTVKILDELLLVGFRVLCSGDQYTNEISKTSLRLNTRMSEIKHVINPSQQVGAFVVENSSDDEDGYWICFEVSKYEDIPNDMVTLTIPSQKYAVLRHRGSNVEIMNAYQDLHLWMKENNYRRQKEKWHIERFYNWIDPKNVDVELFDTIH
- a CDS encoding aminoglycoside adenylyltransferase domain-containing protein is translated as MSVEKFLEKVCSLFNHQLSPNLVGVYLHGSLAMGCFQPEKSDVDVLVIVKEKLRTYQKINLIQDILALETYKLEMSILLERDLADFQFPTPFELHYSQMHRKRYLQEKDYLCANGVDSDLAAHLVITYERGICLYGKPVREVFHPINRKHYIQSIFNDVEDAVSEIVHQPDYLTLNLCRVLYFLSEGIVSSKKEGGEWGKKKVQDQYKPLVSHALTNYLGEGSKQEWDPIFLQQFAAYMLKEISGYKG
- a CDS encoding LysR family transcriptional regulator; translated protein: MEFRVLRYFLTVAREGSITGAAHFLNVTHPTLSRQLKDLEQELGKKLFIRSSHSIILTDEGMLLRRRAEEIIDLVDKLEAEFSSMEETISGDVYIGGGETDAMKQIARVGKDLQLRYPNIRYHLYSGNEDDVTERLDKGLLDFGILIQPADLSKYNYINIPATDVWGVVMRKDSPLSSKDTIQAKDLLNVPLICSRQAMKQTFSKNEFADWFGEDFDKLNVVTTYNLAYNAAIMVEEGIGYAVTIDKIVNTSSDSNLCFRPLEPRLESGLNIVWKKHQVFSAAADIFLKAIQRKFSNSLSDV
- a CDS encoding nucleoside 2-deoxyribosyltransferase — its product is METKNMRVVRVFIASPFFNEEQIDRVKRLENALSNNPYVMDIFSARFHQYKNLPFGSDQWRKVVFHNDLKHLRRSDVVVAIHDYEGSCVDSGTAFEIGYAYAMQKPIILIKEKESIPNLMLVESIRAYFPRVEDVATYDFINMPRIPYKGPLF